The DNA sequence CGGGATCCTCCCGCGCGGCAACCTGATAGTAGGCTGTGCCGGTCGGTGTCGGAAGCAACAACCCCGGTGTGCCGCCGGTCGCTGCGCCTTCAGGTAGAACGATCCCATCCGCCGTCTCGCTGCTGAGAACGACGTAGTCGGTGGGTGGCGTGATCAGGTCCGTCCAGGTAAAACGCAACTCCGTTCCCTCAACGCTCAACGTCAGATTCTCCACGACGTCAACCGGAGGTGTGGTGGGGCAGGTCACCGTGACCTGGAGCGAGTCGTCGTTCTCCGCAAACATCCCGGTCTGGTCCACCGCCGTGACTCTGGCGGTGTAGGTGCCGGTGGAACTGAAGACGACCGGGTGCGGGCCGTCACCCGTGACATCCGGCGCGGCTCCAGGAAAGCTCCAGCGCAGCTCCACCGAATCGCCGTCCGCGTCAGACGAACTGCCGCTGAACTGGACCGTATCTCCCGCCGACACGGTCGGATTGGGCGCCGGCGAGACGATCGATGCGACCGGGGGGTGGAAGCGGCAGCGCAGGCTACCCTGAAAGTCGGTCGCCTCGCCGAACCGCGTCTGCCAGGTGTCGCACATGTCGTTCACGGTATCGATGTTGTCGGTCGAGAACTCGCCAGGGCGCACGATCAGCACCATCGGCGCGAGAAAGTCCTGAATCGCGTCGGGGTAGGCCGGCACGCGGGGGCCCTCGGCGGCGATGATCTGATCGACGGTCACCGGCACCCGCACGCCGCTGACGAGGGTGTCGTTGGGCGCCCAGTAGCGGTCCGGCAACGGCGGATTCGAATCGCGGATGTACCACCAGTCCTCGGTACTCTCCGGCGGGATGAGCCCCATGATGTACAACTCGTGTGACGAGAATCCGTTTCCGCCACCCTTGATCACGGTGGGGGAGCTGAACGTCCCGTCGTTGTTGTCCTTCCAGAAGGATCCTCCCATCACCGAGTAGTCGGCGGGCTTGTAGACCGCGCGCACCGCCGGCGTGTGAACCCAGCCGGCGGGGTGACTGTCCGCCGGGTCCAGAACTCGCACGGGTCCGGCGCCCTCGTCGATGGAAAACTGGTAGAGCCAACGATGCGCCAACTCGTGGTTGAGCACCTGCATGCTGGCGATCTCGTCGCCGTGCACCGCCAACTGGTTCAGATGCAGCAGGCCCGGCGAGCGAGGTTCCGCACTCGATCCGTAACCGATCCCGTCGGCTCCGTTGTTACCCCCGGCGTGATATCCGCCACCGAAGAAGAACAGGTCCGTCTGCAGGTTTTGCAAGGCGGGGAAGGCCTCGATCACGGAGGGGTCCTCAAACAGCGGGGCGACGGCGGCAAGCACCTCACCGGGCTGCAGCGCGGGAAGTGTGAAGGCCTCGTAGATCGGCCGGTCGCCGACGGTGGTGGGAAGATCCGCGGTGAGATCGAGCATCATACGACCGTCGGGTGGGGCGAACGTGGCCGTCAGCTCCATCGAGTCGCCGTCCTCGAACGGCGTGTCTCCGCGGAACGTGGTGAACGTCAGATGAATGTCGTTGCCGGTCAACGGTAGGTTCCACAGACGCAGGTTCATCCGTAGCGTGTTGCCCTCGAGTTTCACCTGCTCCGTCACGTAATAGAACTGGCCCCGTTGCCACTGCAGCAGGATCGTGTCGAGGGGGGCAGCCGCCGCGTGGTCCCTCAGTTCGACCTGGTAGAAGAAGCGCTCCGGCGCTGTGGTCGAGGGTGGCGGTCCGGCCAGTTCGATCTCGACCTGCAGCAACTCCGAGGTGCCGACCTGTCGGACCGTTGCACCGAGGAAATCCATCGCGGTATCCTCCGGCGGCGGGATGGGCAGGTCGCCCGCCGGGTCCACCACGCTACCGCCGAGCCGCAGGTCACTCCAGAACGCGTCGTTGCCCGTCACCACGACCGGCGCGCCGTGTTCGATCCCGGAGACGGCGTTGTAGTTCAGCCGGATGCGTCCGTCGGGAAAGAGCACCACCTGGACGTCGAGGTTCGCCGGATTGTCGTACTGCCAGGTGATCACGGCGTGGGTTGCGTCCCCCTGGATGTATGCGTTGCGACCGTAGAGGAACGAGCCGTGCTCGAGCGGGGAGATGCGCGGCAACCGGTCCAGCAGGACGTTGCCCTCGGCGAAGAAGCAGCCTTCCGTGCACAGCCCGACCTTGACCGGCTGGGTCGGTGCCTCGAAGGAGATCATGTTGGAGGTTGTCATCCAGAAAGTCGTGCGGTCCACACCACCGAATGGAAACGCGAAGACGCCGAGCGAGATCTGCTCTGCACGCCAGCCCGACTGGCCCGTCCACACGGCCTGGCCCGTCACCGGTTCGTACGCCGGCGGGATGAACGAGACGGCGTAGCCGTCCCCCGACGGGACGAACTCGATCGATTGCATGGGCAGGGGCAGGTCGAAGACCCGGTCGTTGAGCAGGATGACTCCGGAGTCTTCGATCAGCAGCACGCCGTCCTGAAAGCTCACCATCGGTGACGGGAGATGGTGCGAGCGTCCGGACGCGGTCCCGGTCGGAGCTCGTTTGGCCTGCGCCTCGAGGAAGGAGTCCATGTCTCTTCCGCTCGGGCACCAGGAATCTGTTTGTTGTTGGGGCGCGGGCGGAGCCGCGTGGATCGTGCCGACGACCACCCAGAGGCAGATACCGAGAAGTCTCGAGAATCGCGTCATGAGTTCTCCTCCTGGATCCGTTCACCCATGTATACCGCGATTGGACCGATAGGTCGATCCGCCGCCCGTGCCGTCCAAAAAGTGACATTGAGGATGGAAAACCTGGACGTCAACGGACACCCTGGACATCAAGAACAAAGGCGTTACGCAAAACTCCAGAAACCACGAACCTCTGAAGCGGACTCATAATCCGCGGGTCCCTGGTTGGCGTCGCCGCGCCTGCGGCGTCGAGTCCTGGTGGGCCCACCACACGGCAGCAGTAGGATAGACTCTACTCGTTGTTCGGCATAGGGAAACTGCAAGGTCGCCATCAAGGCCGGGCAACAACTATTTCACTACCGCTTCATCGAGAAAGCGCCAGTCTTAGCAGTTCAACGGATCGCTGATAGATGAAAAGACTGCCAATCATATTGGTCCTGACAATTCTATGCGGCAGTGTCGTGGCTGCCATGATTTGGCACTTGTCTCAGCTTCAATCACGGATGATGGAGTCAACGGCAGTAAGAACGTCGGAGCTTTACTCAGTAGCGCTAGAGCAGTTCCGCACGCTATATACCGCAGAGATTGTAGAAAAGGCGAGGAAGCACGGACTCGAGGTTACGCATGAGTTTGCGTCACGCGACGATGCCATACCGCTGCCGGCGACCTTGAGTATGATGCTTGGTGAGGAAATCGGTAAGCAGGCTTCTGGTGCAACGTCGTATTTATACAGTCCCTACCCATTCAAAATCAGAGAGAGCAATCTTCTTCTTGACGAGTTTAACAGCAAGGCCTGGGACTTCCTCACCGCAAACCCGCAAGAACGGTACTATCGATTTGAACAGCAGGATGATGGCCCACTATTAAAGTATGCAACGGCTGACGTCATGCGACCTCAGTGCATAGCGTGCCACAACAGTCACCCGGATTCGCCGAAAACAGACTGGAAAACGGGGGATGTCCGTGGGGTGCTTGTGGTCACTTTGCCACTGCACGCTATCGCTGCCCAAACCAGGGATGACGTAAGACAAACCGCAATTGTCTATGCCGCCGTTGGTGCTGGAATCGCCGCTATCCTTGGCCTGGTGATCATCAGGCTACGCCAGCAGTCTGAAGAACTGTCGCATAGAGTTAGGGAGCGAACGGCAGATCTGGAATCTGAAATACTCCGACGCAAGAAAACGGAGGAGCGCTTCCGTCAGGCGATCGAGGCTGCCCCGGCGGCAATGATCATGGTTGATCAAGAGGGGACCATCGCGCACGCCAATCATGAGGCCGAAGAATTATTCGGTTATCCAGCCGGACAACTTGTTGGCCAACTAGTCGACAAACTGGTACCCAACGAGAAGCGTGCCCACCACCCGTTGAATCGCGCAGATTATATTGGCCATCCCACCGCCCGTCGGATGGGCGGGCTCGATCTTCTTGCTGAGAAGAAACAGGGAGAGATATTCCCGGCAGAAATACGCCTTAACCCGATCGATACCCCCGATGGAATAGTCGTGCTTTGCTCTATTGTTGACTTGACTGAACGCAAGAAATCCGTAGACACGATATTGGAACAAGCGAATCAGCTGCAAACGGCAAATACTCTTCTAGAGGAGTTGGCTACGACCGATAGCTTAACCAACGTAGCCAACCGGCGCAGTTTGTTTAATCAATTACAAGCAGTATTGCTGTACTCCCGAAGACATCGTCGCCCCTTCTCGATCTTGCTGGCGGACGTTGATCATTTCAAGAAATACAATGATGATCTGGGACATCCCGCTGGTGACAGGGCGCTGAAAACAATCGCGCAAACATTGAAAGATGAGGCCCGTGTTACCGATTTCGTTGCACGTTACGGCGGTGAAGAGTTTGCTGTGTTGCTTCCAGAGACAGGTCACGAGGGGGCGATCTTGGCAGGGGACAAGCTTAGAAGAGCTGTCGCGACTATTTCCGGATTGGATCGCGACGTTACGATCAGCATCGGTGTCGCCACACCGAAGATGGAACAAGACAAGTCCTTCGATGTGGAAGTGATTGGGGAGCAAATCATAGAACAAGCTGATAAGGCCCTTTATCATTCAAAGGAGAGCGGTAGAAACAGAGTCACCCACTTCGATGACTTGGAATAACGCTTGTGGTGCCGAGGGGCCTTGGTAAGGGTCTCCGCTTCTTTTCGGATTGCCGTTGCGAGAGGTCGTTTAACTCTACGCAAACTCTACGCAACGCCATGGAACCCCTGGACACGGGTGGAAACCCTGGACAAAAAAACAGGGCAACGTTTTAAAACAGCTTGAAACGCCGTCCTGATGTTTTGCCCTCATAATCCGCTGGTCCCCGGTTGGCTTCGCCGCGCCTGCGGCGTCGAGTCCTGGTGGGCCCACCACTGCAAATCATCGAAACAAGCGATTCCTATGCCTGCAACGCACGAAGAGGACTCAGTCGCTCGCGGGAACTCGCGCCGGTTCCAAGTGCACCAGTACGTCAAGGATCCCGAGTGAGGAATTGCAGAGCGTCTCCCGAACGCGATGTCCGATGGCATGACCTTCGATGACGGGCAGTCGGCCATCCACCTCCACATGAAGATCGACTAGCCAGCCAGGTCCGCTCTTGCGGGTAAGACACTTTTCGATGGCGATGACTCCGGGGACACTCCCTGCCAACTCACATACCGCCGAGTGAAGCGACTCCGGCCCCGCGGCGTCCATCACTTCTCCGATCGGGCGCAACAGCAAGCGGCCACCGTTCCATGCAATGATCCCGCAGGCGACGAGAGCCGCCCAATCGTCGGCAGATTCGTAACCATCTCCGCCCAGCAGTGCCACGGAAATGCCGATGAACGCGGCGGCCGATGTCAGTGCGTCCGACCTGTGGTGCCATGCATCTGCGGTCAGAGCAGAACTCGACGTTTCGCGTCCGATTCGGGCCATGCGCCGGTACAACACCGCCTTGGTTGCCACGACGCAGATTAGCACCGCGAGTGTGAATGGAGCGGGCGTATGGTGCGGCGTGAGGATCTCGCGAACGCTCTGCACCGCTAGGCCGACGGCCGCCGCCACAAGTCCCAGAGCGACCACAATCGCCGCCAGAGCCTCCGCCTTGCCGTGTCCGTAGGGGTGATTCCGATCCGCCGGGAGCCCCGCGATTTGAAGGCCGCCCCACACCACTAGGGAACTGATGATGTCGAGCAGAGACTCGATCCCGTCGGCAATCAGAGCATAGGAATTACCGATCCAACCCGAAGCGATCTTAACGATCGCCAGAAGTGTGCTCACGACCACAGTCTGGATCGTGGCCCTGATTCCCCTGGAGACTCTTGTCCTGATCGTGTCCGGTTCGTGCATCGCCCTGCAATGGTAAACCACTTCCCGCGCGGTGTAAGGAAGCGGAGTAGCGAACCGGTTCGTCCAGGGGCAGGAATGGTTCGTGTGTTCGACCGCCCGGAAGGACGTCTAGTCTCAACTACAGTTCAAATTCCGCATCGAGCAAAACGGAACTGCATGGTCGCCCTGGTGGGCCCACCATCCTCCAAACGGGGACAGATCTATTTTTGGTATTCTTCGAACTGACCCGCCCCCAATGGTTGTACCACTTTCTAAGTTACTACTAACACCGATTTCGTCGACTTGAGCGTAGCGAAAGACGGCGGAATCGGCCGGATTGCCTCTGGTGCCGGCGGTCTGTATCCCAGCGAGCTATGCGGTCTGATCGTGTTGTACTCCCTGCGCCATCGACCGGTGAGGACCTTGGCTTCGTGCAGCGTGTAGAAGATCTCTCCGTCCAGTAGCTCGTCTCTCAGTTTGCCGTTGAACGATTCCACGTAGCCATTCTCCCACGGACTGCCGGGTGCGATGAAGAGCGTCTCGACATCGACCCGCTCTAACCATCGACGATGGTCAGCATCTTCAGTGGACGTCCGTCCCGTGTCCTGTCTGCCACGAAGTCGTAGGCCCAGACGTGATTCCGATGCTCCGGTCGACGTCGAATACACGATCCATCGTCCAGCCATAGTCGACGCCGCTTCGGCTGTTTCTTCGGCACTTTCAGTCCTT is a window from the Acidobacteriota bacterium genome containing:
- a CDS encoding PKD domain-containing protein, with translation MTRFSRLLGICLWVVVGTIHAAPPAPQQQTDSWCPSGRDMDSFLEAQAKRAPTGTASGRSHHLPSPMVSFQDGVLLIEDSGVILLNDRVFDLPLPMQSIEFVPSGDGYAVSFIPPAYEPVTGQAVWTGQSGWRAEQISLGVFAFPFGGVDRTTFWMTTSNMISFEAPTQPVKVGLCTEGCFFAEGNVLLDRLPRISPLEHGSFLYGRNAYIQGDATHAVITWQYDNPANLDVQVVLFPDGRIRLNYNAVSGIEHGAPVVVTGNDAFWSDLRLGGSVVDPAGDLPIPPPEDTAMDFLGATVRQVGTSELLQVEIELAGPPPSTTAPERFFYQVELRDHAAAAPLDTILLQWQRGQFYYVTEQVKLEGNTLRMNLRLWNLPLTGNDIHLTFTTFRGDTPFEDGDSMELTATFAPPDGRMMLDLTADLPTTVGDRPIYEAFTLPALQPGEVLAAVAPLFEDPSVIEAFPALQNLQTDLFFFGGGYHAGGNNGADGIGYGSSAEPRSPGLLHLNQLAVHGDEIASMQVLNHELAHRWLYQFSIDEGAGPVRVLDPADSHPAGWVHTPAVRAVYKPADYSVMGGSFWKDNNDGTFSSPTVIKGGGNGFSSHELYIMGLIPPESTEDWWYIRDSNPPLPDRYWAPNDTLVSGVRVPVTVDQIIAAEGPRVPAYPDAIQDFLAPMVLIVRPGEFSTDNIDTVNDMCDTWQTRFGEATDFQGSLRCRFHPPVASIVSPAPNPTVSAGDTVQFSGSSSDADGDSVELRWSFPGAAPDVTGDGPHPVVFSSTGTYTARVTAVDQTGMFAENDDSLQVTVTCPTTPPVDVVENLTLSVEGTELRFTWTDLITPPTDYVVLSSETADGIVLPEGAATGGTPGLLLPTPTGTAYYQVAAREDPGCLGPY
- a CDS encoding diguanylate cyclase gives rise to the protein MKRLPIILVLTILCGSVVAAMIWHLSQLQSRMMESTAVRTSELYSVALEQFRTLYTAEIVEKARKHGLEVTHEFASRDDAIPLPATLSMMLGEEIGKQASGATSYLYSPYPFKIRESNLLLDEFNSKAWDFLTANPQERYYRFEQQDDGPLLKYATADVMRPQCIACHNSHPDSPKTDWKTGDVRGVLVVTLPLHAIAAQTRDDVRQTAIVYAAVGAGIAAILGLVIIRLRQQSEELSHRVRERTADLESEILRRKKTEERFRQAIEAAPAAMIMVDQEGTIAHANHEAEELFGYPAGQLVGQLVDKLVPNEKRAHHPLNRADYIGHPTARRMGGLDLLAEKKQGEIFPAEIRLNPIDTPDGIVVLCSIVDLTERKKSVDTILEQANQLQTANTLLEELATTDSLTNVANRRSLFNQLQAVLLYSRRHRRPFSILLADVDHFKKYNDDLGHPAGDRALKTIAQTLKDEARVTDFVARYGGEEFAVLLPETGHEGAILAGDKLRRAVATISGLDRDVTISIGVATPKMEQDKSFDVEVIGEQIIEQADKALYHSKESGRNRVTHFDDLE
- a CDS encoding cation diffusion facilitator family transporter: MHEPDTIRTRVSRGIRATIQTVVVSTLLAIVKIASGWIGNSYALIADGIESLLDIISSLVVWGGLQIAGLPADRNHPYGHGKAEALAAIVVALGLVAAAVGLAVQSVREILTPHHTPAPFTLAVLICVVATKAVLYRRMARIGRETSSSALTADAWHHRSDALTSAAAFIGISVALLGGDGYESADDWAALVACGIIAWNGGRLLLRPIGEVMDAAGPESLHSAVCELAGSVPGVIAIEKCLTRKSGPGWLVDLHVEVDGRLPVIEGHAIGHRVRETLCNSSLGILDVLVHLEPARVPASD